One Leucobacter muris DNA segment encodes these proteins:
- a CDS encoding phage tail protein gives MSSEVGSAHISIFPVMTGFKSRVSKDTKQAGAAGAKSFDAGFKGAGQKAGRSLGADLKSSLSTSAGNLGAAELSKLNRNVSAAAAALSRARLKQQDEAGKVRVAEVRLQEAIAKSGEGSSQAVAAEERLATARRNHAAAVDTVSAASKRLKTAQDAVNAANRAVTASTVKSAGGLKALVQNLHAGYSDARAAQSAFTGVAGSIGGIAKETLVLARNTTLGRWAATAAQQTSLAFTSMATMVGGGLAKAWQASSRWISGVGSYVRSAFAPMGQYAAAAGTLMAAPFMRLGARVSSWLSPVTTQVSGLFSKIAAAGGPAAQGLIARFRSGLAGIGSATSSALQSVVTAASSVASRAGAALGNGLRNTATAGVTAAAAGIGVALGKGFGRLTAIDTAQAKLRGLGNDAGTVTAIMGDAMASVKGTSFGLGEAATVAASAVAAGIRPGEALQGHLKRIANNASAAGMSMEEMGGIFNKAATQANGVQNDVISQLADRGIPIYQALADQLGVTSGEVFKMASEGKIDFETFSAAAEKAAGTVAAEMGTTVPGASKNFFAAMGRIGANALEGIYGKIGPLIAAATSALGPIEERAKAFGATLTTVLGPAMDWVTNALNQIGSGAGGVLSVFDGLGSVIAPLGAAFAALGAGGLAGVLARLGPLGAMLPGLGGALAALGSPLGIVAAALAGFALSGGDAGAVVSALTGILDQVVAALAGIVQQVATVVPQLVSSIVAQVPLLLTAAAGIITALIDGLVAAIPMLVSGAVQLLEGIVSAITANLPMIIDGAIQLVTALLQGIITALPLIVQGALQLVSGLLSAIVAALPMIIEGGVQLLMALVMGLVDALPQLLQAALDLVMGLLGAIIDNLPMIIEAGIQLLMSLIEGLIGALPQLITAAIDLVLRLVAGLLKMLPELIRAGIELVVALIEGLIGALPQLITAAIDLVLRLVAGLLKMLPELIRAGIELVVALIKGLVEAIPQILQMMPQIISAIWGGLMGVNWLDLGVQIVMGIINGLGSMVGAVVDAIVDLASSAFDGFKDFFGIRSPARKMIQPGRDIVRGAVVGVDQQSDSLGDSLVEMAQSAAKRAQDAMETVSATVALSAAPGSESAGATGGPGGGQAQLTQVFQTAGLDEAALARKARREAVAVLAAEGV, from the coding sequence ATGTCGTCCGAGGTCGGCTCCGCCCACATCAGTATCTTCCCCGTCATGACCGGCTTCAAGAGCCGCGTGTCGAAGGACACGAAGCAGGCCGGCGCTGCCGGCGCGAAGTCGTTCGACGCCGGTTTCAAGGGCGCCGGCCAGAAGGCGGGGCGGTCGCTCGGCGCCGACCTGAAGTCGTCGCTGTCGACCTCGGCCGGCAACCTCGGCGCGGCGGAGCTGTCGAAGCTGAACCGCAACGTCTCCGCGGCGGCGGCCGCGCTCTCCCGTGCGCGGCTGAAGCAGCAGGACGAGGCCGGCAAGGTGCGCGTCGCCGAGGTGCGCCTGCAGGAGGCGATCGCGAAGTCGGGCGAGGGGTCGTCGCAGGCCGTCGCCGCCGAGGAGCGCCTCGCCACCGCGCGCCGCAACCACGCGGCCGCCGTCGATACCGTCTCCGCCGCGTCGAAGCGGCTCAAGACCGCGCAGGACGCCGTCAACGCCGCCAACCGCGCGGTGACCGCCTCCACGGTCAAGAGCGCGGGCGGACTGAAAGCACTCGTGCAGAATCTCCACGCCGGCTACTCGGATGCGCGCGCCGCGCAGTCCGCGTTCACGGGGGTCGCCGGGTCCATCGGCGGCATCGCGAAGGAGACCCTCGTTCTCGCCCGGAACACCACCCTCGGGCGGTGGGCCGCGACGGCCGCGCAGCAGACCTCCCTCGCGTTCACGTCGATGGCGACCATGGTCGGCGGCGGCCTCGCGAAGGCGTGGCAGGCGTCTTCGCGCTGGATCTCGGGTGTCGGCTCCTACGTGCGCTCCGCGTTCGCCCCGATGGGGCAGTACGCGGCCGCCGCCGGCACGCTCATGGCAGCCCCGTTCATGCGCCTCGGCGCCCGCGTGTCGAGCTGGCTGTCGCCGGTCACCACGCAGGTGTCGGGCCTCTTCTCGAAGATCGCGGCCGCGGGCGGCCCCGCCGCGCAGGGTCTGATCGCCCGCTTCCGCTCCGGGTTGGCCGGGATCGGTTCGGCGACCTCGTCGGCGCTGCAGTCGGTCGTCACCGCGGCTAGCAGCGTAGCCTCCCGCGCCGGCGCGGCGCTCGGCAACGGGCTCCGCAACACCGCGACCGCGGGCGTCACCGCCGCAGCTGCGGGAATCGGTGTCGCGCTCGGCAAGGGCTTCGGTCGCCTCACCGCGATCGACACCGCCCAGGCGAAGCTGCGCGGGCTCGGGAACGACGCCGGCACCGTGACCGCGATCATGGGCGACGCCATGGCGTCCGTGAAGGGCACGAGCTTCGGCCTCGGTGAGGCCGCGACCGTCGCCGCCTCGGCGGTGGCCGCGGGCATCCGGCCCGGGGAAGCCCTGCAGGGGCACCTGAAGCGGATCGCGAACAACGCCTCCGCAGCGGGCATGTCCATGGAAGAGATGGGCGGCATCTTCAACAAGGCCGCCACCCAGGCCAACGGCGTCCAGAACGACGTCATCTCCCAGCTCGCCGACCGCGGCATCCCGATCTACCAGGCCCTCGCGGACCAACTCGGGGTCACCTCGGGCGAGGTCTTCAAGATGGCCTCCGAAGGCAAGATCGACTTCGAGACCTTCTCGGCCGCCGCGGAGAAAGCCGCCGGCACCGTCGCCGCCGAGATGGGGACGACCGTGCCCGGCGCGTCGAAGAACTTCTTCGCCGCGATGGGCCGGATCGGCGCGAACGCGCTCGAGGGGATCTACGGCAAGATCGGCCCGCTGATCGCCGCCGCGACCTCCGCCCTAGGCCCCATCGAGGAACGAGCGAAGGCCTTCGGTGCAACTCTCACGACCGTGCTCGGGCCCGCGATGGACTGGGTTACGAACGCGCTGAACCAGATCGGTTCGGGTGCGGGCGGCGTGCTGTCCGTGTTCGACGGTCTCGGCAGCGTGATCGCCCCACTCGGGGCCGCGTTCGCCGCTCTGGGCGCCGGGGGGCTCGCCGGTGTGCTCGCACGGCTCGGCCCGCTGGGCGCGATGCTGCCCGGCCTCGGCGGGGCGCTCGCGGCTCTCGGGTCGCCGCTCGGCATCGTCGCGGCCGCACTGGCCGGCTTCGCGCTCTCGGGCGGGGACGCCGGCGCGGTCGTGTCGGCGCTGACGGGGATACTCGATCAGGTCGTCGCCGCGCTGGCCGGGATCGTCCAGCAGGTCGCCACCGTGGTCCCGCAGCTCGTCTCGTCGATCGTGGCGCAGGTCCCGCTGCTGCTGACCGCTGCTGCTGGCATCATCACCGCGCTCATCGACGGGCTCGTCGCCGCGATCCCGATGCTCGTGTCGGGTGCGGTGCAGCTGCTCGAGGGGATCGTTTCGGCGATCACCGCGAACCTGCCGATGATCATCGACGGCGCGATCCAGCTCGTGACGGCGCTGCTGCAGGGCATCATCACTGCGCTGCCGCTCATCGTGCAGGGCGCGCTGCAGCTCGTCTCCGGGCTGCTCTCGGCGATCGTCGCCGCCCTGCCGATGATCATCGAGGGCGGCGTGCAGCTGCTGATGGCCCTCGTGATGGGCCTGGTCGACGCCCTCCCGCAACTGCTGCAGGCCGCGCTCGATCTCGTGATGGGCCTGCTCGGCGCGATCATCGACAACCTGCCGATGATCATCGAGGCCGGCATTCAGCTGCTGATGTCGCTGATCGAGGGGCTGATCGGCGCGCTGCCGCAGCTGATCACCGCCGCGATCGACCTCGTGCTGCGCCTGGTCGCCGGACTGCTAAAGATGCTGCCGGAGCTGATCCGAGCCGGCATCGAGCTGGTCGTCGCGCTGATCGAGGGGCTGATCGGCGCGCTGCCGCAGCTGATCACCGCCGCGATCGACCTCGTGCTGCGCCTGGTCGCCGGACTGCTAAAGATGCTGCCGGAGCTGATCCGAGCCGGCATCGAGCTGGTCGTCGCGCTGATCAAGGGACTCGTCGAGGCGATCCCGCAGATCCTGCAGATGATGCCTCAGATCATCTCCGCGATCTGGGGCGGCCTGATGGGCGTGAACTGGCTCGACCTCGGCGTGCAGATCGTGATGGGCATCATCAACGGGCTCGGATCGATGGTCGGCGCCGTGGTCGACGCGATCGTCGACCTCGCCTCGAGCGCCTTCGACGGGTTCAAGGACTTCTTCGGGATCCGCTCGCCGGCGAGGAAGATGATCCAGCCCGGCCGCGACATCGTGCGCGGTGCGGTCGTCGGCGTCGACCAGCAGTCCGACAGCCTCGGCGACTCCCTCGTGGAGATGGCCCAGAGCGCGGCGAAGCGCGCGCAGGACGCGATGGAGACCGTCTCGGCCACCGTCGCCCTCTCCGCGGCTCCCGGCAGCGAGAGCGCGGGCGCCACGGGCGGCCCAGGCGGCGGGCAGGCACAGCTCACGCAGGTGTTCCAAACCGCCGGCCTCGACGAGGCCGCGCTCGCCCGGAAGGCACGCCGCGAAGCGGTGGCCGTTCTCGCTGCGGAAGGGGTGTGA